One window of Thermocoleostomius sinensis A174 genomic DNA carries:
- the crtH gene encoding carotenoid isomerase: MSAFPPANVVKSVASTSSDRHETTDSLEDWDVIVIGSGIGGLVTASQLAAKGAQVLVLERYLIPGGSAGYFERQGYRFDVGASMMFGFGTEGTTNLLTRALDAVHVKVETIPDPVSLHYHLPGNLDLKVHRDYEKYLQELIAYFPHEAVGIRRFYDECWKVFNCLNAIELLSLEEPRYLMRVFFQNPLACLGLAKYLPQNTGDVARRYLSDPTLLKFIDLECYFWSVVPADRTPMINAGMVFSDRHYGGIHYPKGGVGQIAQKLVEGLEKAGSQIRYKARVTNIVMERGKAVGVKLATGEVLRAKRVVSNATRWDTFEKLLPAESMPRSEQKWQQRYQKSPSFFSLHLGVRSEVLPTGTDCHHILLEDWQKMEATRGTILVSIPTVLDPSLAPAGHHIVHAFTPDWIENWQGLSSKDYEAKKEEVAAELVDRLEAIFPGLAAGLDYQEAGTPRTHRRFLGRDDGTYGPIPRRKLMGLLGMPFNRTAIPGLYCVGDSTFPGQGLNAVAFSGFACAHRIAVDLGL, from the coding sequence ATGTCTGCTTTTCCCCCTGCCAATGTGGTTAAGTCTGTTGCTTCTACTTCATCCGATCGACATGAGACGACTGATTCACTCGAAGACTGGGATGTGATTGTGATTGGGTCTGGTATCGGAGGGTTAGTGACGGCCAGTCAGCTTGCTGCTAAAGGGGCACAGGTATTAGTACTAGAGCGTTACTTGATTCCGGGAGGCAGTGCTGGCTATTTTGAGCGTCAAGGCTACCGCTTTGATGTGGGGGCTTCGATGATGTTTGGTTTTGGCACAGAAGGTACGACCAATTTGCTGACCCGCGCGCTCGATGCCGTTCATGTCAAAGTAGAAACAATCCCTGATCCCGTGTCGCTGCACTACCATCTGCCCGGCAATTTAGATCTAAAAGTGCATCGGGATTATGAGAAGTATTTGCAAGAACTGATTGCCTATTTTCCCCATGAGGCGGTTGGTATTCGCAGATTTTATGATGAGTGCTGGAAGGTGTTTAATTGCTTGAATGCAATCGAACTCCTTTCCCTCGAAGAACCTCGTTACTTGATGCGCGTATTCTTTCAAAATCCGTTGGCGTGTTTAGGCTTAGCCAAGTATTTGCCGCAGAACACAGGAGACGTTGCCCGTCGATACCTTTCCGATCCCACCTTACTAAAGTTCATTGATTTGGAATGTTATTTCTGGTCGGTGGTTCCAGCCGATCGCACCCCGATGATTAATGCCGGCATGGTGTTTAGCGATCGTCACTATGGCGGTATTCACTATCCTAAGGGTGGCGTCGGTCAAATTGCCCAAAAGCTAGTAGAAGGACTGGAAAAAGCAGGGAGCCAAATCCGCTATAAGGCCAGAGTGACAAATATTGTCATGGAGCGGGGCAAAGCCGTTGGGGTGAAACTGGCCACAGGAGAGGTGTTGCGGGCGAAACGGGTGGTCTCAAATGCCACCCGCTGGGATACATTCGAGAAACTATTGCCAGCAGAGTCAATGCCGCGATCGGAACAAAAATGGCAGCAGCGCTACCAAAAATCGCCTAGCTTCTTCAGTTTGCATTTAGGCGTCAGGTCTGAGGTATTGCCGACAGGCACTGATTGCCATCACATTCTGCTGGAAGATTGGCAAAAAATGGAAGCGACTAGAGGCACCATTTTGGTTTCCATTCCCACAGTGCTCGATCCGAGTTTGGCTCCTGCGGGACATCATATTGTTCATGCATTTACGCCCGATTGGATTGAAAACTGGCAGGGATTATCGTCGAAAGACTATGAAGCCAAAAAAGAAGAAGTTGCCGCAGAACTGGTCGATCGCCTTGAAGCCATTTTTCCCGGACTTGCAGCCGGACTTGACTATCAGGAAGCTGGAACTCCGCGCACCCATCGCCGCTTTTTGGGCCGAGATGACGGCACCTATGGGCCAATTCCCCGCCGTAAACTGATGGGTTTGTTGGGAATGCCCTTTAATCGCACCGCCATTCCAGGATTGTATTGTGTGGGCGACAGCACATTTCCTGGCCAAGGACTGAATGCTGTAGCCTTTTCGGGATTTGCCTGTGCCCATCGCATTGCCGTGGATTTGGGGTTATAG
- a CDS encoding HlyD family secretion protein: protein MVQIFKPKSDSASSSQPSQSALDAIPLIKADEFLPSISRWITFSGYFLVGAIGCTIALAAVTRYNVAVKADATVRPDGDLRVVQTELEGTIKQIEVTENQTVRQGDIVAYLDDTKLQIQKNQLQASVQQGQLQLDQFDAQIRLLNAQIAAENRSIDGSIAAAEAETRRNQRELEERQVTTQADFEEAEASLAYAREERDRYERLVSVGAVSDLQLREKETALRGAEARLERARAALNPTTASVNAAQEQVTQQVARGQATIAELRKERESLIQRRSEAQTQLIRDQTQLEQTERDLEGTIIRATTTGTVLKLNLSNPNQIVRAGDSIAQIAPHDAPLVIKASVANQDIDKVEVGQLAKVRVNACPYPDYGVLQGNVIAVAPDVASQENQSTDSTSSQNSSSNSNSRSFEVIIQPDRPALVRHNRECQIQAGMEASATIVSREETFLQFVLRKARIWTDL, encoded by the coding sequence ATGGTTCAGATTTTTAAACCCAAATCCGACTCTGCTTCATCCTCTCAGCCTTCTCAATCTGCACTCGACGCCATTCCTCTGATTAAGGCTGATGAATTTCTACCATCTATTAGTCGCTGGATCACCTTCAGTGGTTATTTCTTAGTTGGAGCCATCGGATGTACAATCGCGCTAGCAGCCGTGACAAGATATAACGTTGCGGTAAAAGCCGATGCAACGGTGCGACCAGACGGGGACTTACGAGTCGTGCAGACTGAATTAGAAGGAACAATCAAACAAATAGAAGTTACGGAAAATCAAACCGTGCGCCAAGGTGACATTGTGGCGTATTTAGACGATACAAAATTACAAATTCAAAAAAACCAGCTACAGGCCAGTGTGCAACAAGGGCAATTACAACTGGATCAATTTGATGCGCAAATTCGCCTGTTGAACGCGCAAATTGCGGCCGAAAATCGATCGATCGATGGGTCAATTGCCGCCGCCGAGGCAGAAACTCGACGCAATCAGCGCGAATTGGAAGAACGACAAGTTACTACCCAAGCCGATTTTGAAGAGGCAGAGGCATCGCTAGCATATGCCAGAGAAGAACGCGATCGCTATGAACGTCTTGTAAGCGTTGGGGCCGTATCAGATTTGCAGCTTCGCGAAAAAGAAACGGCCCTCCGGGGTGCCGAAGCCCGACTGGAACGAGCACGAGCAGCCCTCAATCCCACTACTGCCAGCGTTAATGCGGCTCAGGAACAGGTGACACAACAGGTAGCGAGAGGACAAGCCACGATCGCTGAACTTCGCAAAGAACGAGAATCCCTGATTCAGCGTCGTTCGGAAGCACAAACTCAGTTAATTCGCGATCAGACTCAACTAGAACAAACCGAGCGCGATTTAGAAGGAACAATTATTCGGGCAACGACGACGGGCACGGTGTTGAAGCTAAATCTGTCTAATCCCAATCAGATTGTGCGGGCAGGAGACAGCATTGCGCAAATTGCTCCACATGATGCCCCGCTCGTGATCAAAGCCTCGGTCGCCAACCAAGATATTGACAAAGTAGAAGTTGGACAACTTGCCAAGGTTCGAGTTAACGCTTGTCCTTATCCTGATTACGGGGTATTGCAGGGCAACGTGATTGCCGTTGCCCCGGATGTGGCTTCCCAAGAGAATCAATCAACCGATTCTACAAGCTCACAAAACTCCAGTTCCAATTCCAACAGTCGATCGTTTGAAGTGATCATTCAACCCGATCGTCCAGCGTTGGTGCGCCACAACCGAGAATGTCAAATTCAGGCGGGCATGGAAGCCTCGGCCACGATTGTGTCTAGGGAAGAGACTTTCTTGCAGTTTGTTCTGCGCAAAGCTCGAATTTGGACAGATCTATAA